A stretch of DNA from Coccidioides posadasii str. Silveira chromosome 1, complete sequence:
actcCGGTCTCGGGGCCGCCCGCCCAGGTTCTGCATAAAACTCCCAGACGGCAAATTGTACCTTTTGAAAGGCCAGCTTATCTGAGCAAATACCTGTCGGGGCAGACGCGTATAATTatggagaagaaaaagcaggaTGGTTGACTACGCGACAAGGCAATTAACCTCAAATATCCACGTTATGATTGGTTTTGGGGAAAGGGAGTAAGTATATCGAGGGTTGCATCTTATTGAACAGTCTTTATTTCCCTGCTCAAAAATGCTTATGTCCCTGATATCCTTATATTAGGGGTTTTTCTGTTTAACACCAGCAGAAAACGTATCGTTGTCGAGACCAGAGGAcatccctttttttttttttttattccCCCCCATATTGTTAACTCAACGTCTACAATGAATTACAACCGATTATATATGGCCTCTCTAGTTAGCTCGATGAGGAGCGAGAGCGTATTCCAAGGACCTGGAACATTTCCCCAACTTCGAGGGACATAAGATATATGAGATATAATACAATCTGGACGAGAGAACAGGCCGGTAGCGCTTGACAGCGATTCAGAGCACACACGATTACCTCCGGACCTATGGTTATCGCCTAACTTTCTTAGCCACGGAAGATGAGACTGCGACCCCGTAAGGAGTATAAGGGCGTCTTAGTGGATGTTGGAAAGCGGTGCGCAACTCCATGGAGAGGGGTTCTGGAGCCACTGGTTTGTATGGAGAATGGCAGCTTAAGGTTGGGCGAGTCGTGACTCGTGAATACCTTTGGTGGAAAAAAGGAACTAGAATCATAAGCGCAAGTTATGGAGTATCTTGCGAAAACTCCGACTCCGAACGAGTGAGGGTGGCGGGGGGAACAGGCACGCTCGTTTCAAGATAGGTAGGTTGAACTGATACGTAGCTTGCATGATTGGCATTCAACAAGTCGGTACGTGGCCTCTCAAGGCCTCTTTGCCTCTCATCGCAGCAGCTTAGGGATCCAGGGgagaaggggggaaaaaggaCTTTTGACTATCCAAAGTCCTTGACGGAGTGTCAAACGGCCTATCACTCAGGAGCTGGCTTCGCAGCCCGAGGTTCCCTGACTTTCTCACATCTGACAAGAGGACACATGCCATGAAAACTAGTGATGTTGGACCAAGTGATAAATTTGAACCGGCGACTAAAACGCCTCGGGAGCTTCGTAATGGAGGCTTGAGGGGGAGCAAGGTATCCAAAGCTTCATCCTGGAGCTTAGTTAtgattactccgtacggaatACGGAATACGGAgcaactacggagtaccttTGTTACAATCGACCTCCAAAGATTTTTCAAACCCGTCTCCTCTGGTACAAAATGTGGCTATCAGCTCTGGTTTCAGTGGCCTGGGCTGGGTTGGTACGCCAAGGACTTGGATAATTTTAAGACAACGTGGTGGAAAACTAGTAAGACTCACCAAATATGCCGAACAGGCTGTCAAATGCTTTTAGTGCTGAGATACCCAACGGTGTGCGTCCGATTGGTGGATTTGCGCCAACGCTCCCCCGGATCGATAGCTACTTGATTTGCTCGTTTCGCAAAGGTTCGACATGTGCCCAAGAAAGGAGGATACTCCTCCATGCTCCGCCCCAGACACCCAATTCCAAGGGATAGTTACAGGGATAGTACCTCACAGTTTCATTGTGCCGTCGATGCCGTACGGTACGGAGAGGGCCACGCCAAATACGTGGCAATACCTTAATACGTCTGTGGTACGAGAGTcgttactccgtaccttgGGCGTGGATTCGACCTCGGGAGACTGGCGAAAAAAAGGATTCCACCAGAAATTCCGCAAGGCCATCCTAGAGTACCTGACCGGGGTTTGCCATGTATCGAACGTCTAAGCTTCGGAGAACGATCTGCAGAATTTGGTGTTTGAGGCGGCGAAATCCAATGCTGAGCAATCATCGGCAGGTTGGCTAACACCAGCATGCAAACAGCATCCCGGGCTAACCGGTCCTGAAGGCGCCTCGAGAAACCAATGTGCCGTGTTTGACCATCgacaaacaaagaaacctGGGGTAAGCGACGAGACCCAAGCTTACGCGCTTCTCGAAGTCTGCTTTCACACCAGAACAAGGATTGCAGGAGGCAGGTGCCGATGATCGAGGATTGTTTGCTCAATTAGAAGCTTCTGGAGCGATTTGGGTCCTGTCGCATCGTTGCCGGGCCAGGCCGACCCGACCCGCAGACGGGATCAACATGAAATTTCCCCTGAGCGAACTAAAATTTCGTGTCACCAATTATTGTTTGCCTGGGCGCTTGAAATTGGCAAAAATGTTCAAAAATTCCAAGCCCAAATTATAGCTCTGGGATCCAAGTCAAAACTTATTTAGCAAAGATATTCCAGGATCAGATGGAAAAAAAGACAATCGAAAAGCAAAACaagggggaaaaaggaagaggaagggaaagaaaagagctCACATGGTGAAACAGCGATAACCCTGTCGCCACGTTTACTAGTGCTAGCCCTGCCAATGCAACATTACACGGGGTGCAGATTCAGCTCGCGGCTCGGGGCGTCGTGCTTAACCGTTTGTAGTCTTCGCAAGTCAATTTCGACGAATCGAGTTCCATCCCAGGGACCTTGCTCCAACAAAATAAAACCCCAGTCAAACAGGAACCGTTATCTCGCGAAAATTACTTTGGATACGCCCATCGCCCCCGTATTTTGGGCTGACCCAAAAAAATTTGGAACGTTTAAATGAAATCTGCTTTGGCCAGAACAactcttctcctcttttcttcctttgtCTTCTGCTCTGCcatattgcttctttatcCATTTTCGTCAATTTCCCATATAAAGGCGCCCCTTGTTTAAGGATATCTCCTTTTATAGATTAATCTCCTTATTTTAGAAAGCCCTCGATCGATCGTTGTCCACTCAATACATGCCGATTTGTCCTCATCTCTGATCAGCTTCCGTTCCTCGATTGAACTCGAATCCCACAGCCTCTTGAGTTTCGAGGTCTGAAATAATCTTTCGCATTCCGAAGCAGCCACTAGTCACTAAAGCATTTTGAATACTCGAAAAGACGTCGAAGAACGAACGTCGCAAGTGCATCGCCTAAATTTTCAAATCCCATATAAATCGTCTTTCGATCGACCGGCACATCACACCATAATGTCTCAATCATACTGCGCACGATACCAAACACCTGCTCTCTGTGGATCACCTGCAACACTAAAGTCGCCGCTCGCAAAATGCAACGGCAGTGGAAAATCGAACAAACTAACGCTGTCCACGGCCACACTCAGCCAAGACATCTGGCGAGCTGTCCAAAAATCATCTGGAACTCCCAAATACGCATCGTTTAGAGATGAATATGAGCAGCCACCGCCACCTCCACCATCTCCAGTCGGAGCATCCGGCTGGAAGATGTGCTAAAAATTTGAACCCGATACCCGAACAGTTTAATTTCGACATGAGCTGGTCTtaattttgttatctttccTCGCGTTCCCTTCGTCTGCGACTATTATAGAATATAACCTTTTAGAGCCTTGGTTTCTTTGAGAACCCTCGAGTTACCTTCTTCAGGCAAGACCCGCTCGCTCAATTTCCCCTGTTTTGCTTGCTCCTTTGAGAATATACCTGATATAATGTCTGCTTTCAACACGTTTATATTTGTTTTTGAAAGGAGCGGGTGTTTGGGGGCTCCCATTATTCCCTGAGAATCATCATACTTTCCTTGTGTATCAAAAGATTAGCTTTTCATAATGAAAATGTTGTGAAGCATGAATATTTAGGTCTTCCAGGAGAGAGCCGATGGCGGTTATTGCGATTTGTAAAAACATAAGGTGTTCAGATTTCCGGTATGCAGCAAATCACTTAGTTTCTTGGAGCCAAGAATCAAGCAATTGTTATCCGCTTTCAATGCTATTAGGTCAACGCTGAATCTCCGGGTAGATGCTCTTGGACAAGCGGCGTCGACGATTGGGCATTGGTGGCAGGAGTTTCTGGTCCAACATTCTTCCGTGAAGCAGCATCAAATCGTGCGTAAATCTCTCCTAGTCTTTTCATAGCTTCGGGGTCGCCAGACCGCGCCTGCTGGCTGACGTTCTCGAGTTCAGCAAGCATTCCTTCAGTTCTAGCCCAACCCTGCAATCTTTCCTCAATATTTTGGTTTCGCTTTTGCGCTTGAGGAAAAGTTGTTCGAACAATATCCTCTTCACCTTTAGCTCTTTTTGCTCTCATAAGGCATTCTAGGAATTGCGCTTGTCCAGTTGAAGAACCTCCTGAGCGCATTCTTTGAGCTTGGCTAGAGCTAGAACCCGATATGAGATGCGCTTTCTGACCTAGGATTTTCACTCGCGTCGTGGAAACTAAGTCAAAATCCCTATTTTGTCGCAGAGCGGGAGTATCGTCTTCATCGCCAGGCAGTGAAAACATCATATCGGTTCCAATTTGATCAGCCCAGGAACAGCTAAAGATCTGATTTTGGTAGGACACGATAGGATTAGGTGAGTGTAGCTCCATTATTTGAATTTGATTTTGAAGTTCCATTTCCAGATCTGGGTCAATTCCAGTTGATTGACCCTGGTTTGGGCTTGAGTGGGGAACTGGAGACCCTGGCTGCGAAGTCGTCATATCAACTAACGGGACGAGGGAATTTGAGGAGGCAGCAGATCTCTGCCTCGGCGGTCGTATCGGGCCATTGCAGGACGTGAGGTCAAGGTTGATGTAAAATGTCTACCATAAAGGATGACTGTTAGTTGTATGGCTTGGTGTTTTTTGGTCGTATCTGGAACACACCTCCCTCTCGGACTCGTCATATTCATACTCGTAGTCCGACTCATCTGACTCTGGTTCTACAGGCGGGCTGCCGCCTTTGGAATTGCCGGTAGGAGACTGCATGACTTCTCCCCCCGAATCAGCAGGAAAGAAGCTTGACGACGTGACGAAAGGCGAGAGAGTGCAGTCTGCTCCGTAGCAAGGGCAGGCTTGGCATGTGGTCAGTTTAAAGTTCGTTAGTCATTAGATCTAATCTGATAAGATGTCTTGGCACCCCCGGCGCATGCCGTGATGTCATTGGTGCCTGCCCTCCGCCCACTCCCGAGCCGACACTTGTTGGTTGCATCATGAAAGTCCGAGTTTGTCGGGAGGATGATCGGACGAAAGTGACGTTGACGATGAACAACGATCATGGCAGATAATGATACGGGAACCGGCCTGATGTTTGTCCATCGTCGGGGAAGTATCATATAAGAAGGAACCTCGTGTGGCGGAAAGCCTTTCCGAGAGTGTTCTCCGTCGCCGTCCCCTCGACATGGCATCGTTCCCATAGGACAATTGTGAGGAAAGCCGATCTATGGAACCCAAGGCAGGGCTCTTCCGCGTTCCAATCATATCGTCAGTCAACATTCCACATCAGGCGGTGGGCGTAAAACAAGCTTTCCCAAAATTTCTTTCACATCACGCTTCAGCAGCTTTCGGAGTCTAAACTTCAACATAATAATGTGGTTTCGCAGCGAACAAGGTCCTGGCAAACCAGCAGCTGTGGTCACTTTCCATTGAAGGGTTAAGGAGATTAGAGTATACGTAAAGAGTAAGTTTTTTTACCTTCATCTTCATTTATCTTTCAAGGGTTTTAGGATATCCCAAATCTTTGCTGGCTTCAAGGCTGCGTTGGCCCGGCTTTTCCGGAAAGGATGCAAGGCGCATTAAAAAAATCCAGACTGCACATTTATGCTCAAAGAAAGGCTCAGCTCTTTCCATTCTGGCGTTATATATGAGATATCGCCATGTGGTTTCATTGGCAATAGCCGTTAAAGCCCATGGGCAACTTGGTTTAGCATACATACAATGTGCCGGTCCCATGTTGCTTCAACAAGTCAATCAAATATTGGATCGCTAAATGAGCTCGTTATCAACCTGATACCCCCGCCTTCTCTCGTTCTACTTCTTCCCCAGTTCTACGTGATATGGACCAGAAAGTTCCTCGATGTCCATGCAAAATTGCTAACAAAGTTGGATCCAGTGGCCCCGCGGTTCAATGCAGGGCTTCAGCTGCCGCTAGTGTCGGCTGTGTCTGAAACCAGCCCCCCGTTTATTCATACAACCTTTTCTTCGTCCTCCGTATTGGCTTCCCCAGATCCTATCCTTAATCTAGGGGGTGAAGGCGAAGGTATCAAGTCGCCTGATATTCTTATATCTGCTACTCCTTTGCCTACCGTTTCACTTAATTTCGCTACAAACAAAAAAGAGCAAGAACAACTTTCCGATGCATTATTCGTCGACAACGAAACCTCTAAGTTATCACCTCAGACCATAACGACCAATCAGCAAAAATCGAAGAGCAGCTCATTATCCGATCGCATCCGGTCCTGGACTTGGACTTTATTATCTTGGATATCAAATGTATTGTACTCTTTTTTTACGAATGGAAAGGGCGCAGCTCCTGAGCATGATGCCCTTAGAAACAAGGCCAATTCCGAACCAGGTGGCCTTTCATGGGAACTTTCCCGGTCTGCAAGGGATAGCGACAGCCAGATACTACATGAGATACCAGACTACGTTCTTGAATATGCTCCCTTAGTCCATCTCTTCTCTGCTGAACAATTTTGGCCATGCGATATTGGAGAACATTTAACGCACATTACGCCATACTTGAATTATACCCCCCTCAGAGCCACATGGGAGCACCCTCTACTTGACAATCTCGATGACCTAAATAATTGGCAACACGGTCGCCATGTCTTTTTGACGAGTAATGAAAACGTGGAAAACCGACCAGAATGGCTACAtggcaagaagaatattCCGGAACCTGTTCCCTATTCCCGGCAAAAAGGACGCTTTTACCGTCGCTCGATTGACTTCCTGTCACAGAATACCCAGATGTTAGGATACTTTGGCCGCAAGGGGAAAACAGCTGGCAAGAGTAAAGCCCCCGCAGTGCTAATTGTGATTGATAAAGGAGACGGCATAGTGGATGCATTTTGGTTCTATTTTTACAGCTTTAACCTGGGAAACGAGGTGTTCAATCTCCGTTTTGGAAACCATGTTGGGGACTGGGAGCATTCCCTCGTTCGA
This window harbors:
- the VPS62 gene encoding Vacuolar protein sorting-associated protein 62 (EggNog:ENOG410PIDW~COG:S~BUSCO:10255at33183), translating into MAPRFNAGLQLPLVSAVSETSPPFIHTTFSSSSVLASPDPILNLGGEGEGIKSPDILISATPLPTVSLNFATNKKEQEQLSDALFVDNETSKLSPQTITTNQQKSKSSSLSDRIRSWTWTLLSWISNVLYSFFTNGKGAAPEHDALRNKANSEPGGLSWELSRSARDSDSQILHEIPDYVLEYAPLVHLFSAEQFWPCDIGEHLTHITPYLNYTPLRATWEHPLLDNLDDLNNWQHGRHVFLTSNENVENRPEWLHGKKNIPEPVPYSRQKGRFYRRSIDFLSQNTQMLGYFGRKGKTAGKSKAPAVLIVIDKGDGIVDAFWFYFYSFNLGNEVFNLRFGNHVGDWEHSLVRFHRGEPKAIFLSEHSGGEAYTYNAMEKLGKRPVIYSATGTHAIYANPGIHSYILPWGLLRDQTDAGPLWDPSLNMHAYAYSPHNDTLYPSNRTPNAPIEWFSFRGHWGDKIYPLGERRQYRFAGQYHYVSGPLGPRFKNLARRKVCQGPEEDICIIRNEVGAKGGREHAKVGLKWDAGLRDDDGEDQV
- a CDS encoding uncharacterized protein (EggNog:ENOG410PQHG~COG:S~BUSCO:14706at33183), with product MQSPTGNSKGGSPPVEPESDESDYEYEYDESERETFYINLDLTSCNGPIRPPRQRSAASSNSLVPLVDMTTSQPGSPVPHSSPNQGQSTGIDPDLEMELQNQIQIMELHSPNPIVSYQNQIFSCSWADQIGTDMMFSLPGDEDDTPALRQNRDFDLVSTTRVKILGQKAHLISGSSSSQAQRMRSGGSSTGQAQFLECLMRAKRAKGEEDIVRTTFPQAQKRNQNIEERLQGWARTEGMLAELENVSQQARSGDPEAMKRLGEIYARFDAASRKNVGPETPATNAQSSTPLVQEHLPGDSALT